A stretch of DNA from Halobacillus litoralis:
GTAAAAACGACCCATTCAATAAAGAAGGATCGTCTGTTGGTCATAAATTACGAATGAATTATAATGCGTTGACTAGTTTTGTTAGGCGGGATTTTTTACGGTTCCCTGTGTTCTGGTGAAGGGCACCACGTTGAACAGCTTTGTCGATTTTCTTAACAGCTGTAGGAAGTGCTTCTTTCGCGTTCTCTACATCCTTGCTTTCAACAAGCTTTTCTACACGTTTAACCGCTGTACGCATGTCAGATTTGAAAGCTGCATTCAAAGAACGAGCGTCATCATTCGTACGTACACGTTTTTTCGCTGATTTAATATTAGGCATAGTTTCACCTCCTAGGTAAAAACAAAAGACTCATTCATATCGAACAAGAGACATTTTACCAGAGCGGTGTGCTGTTTTCAATACTTATCTCAATACCAATCCCTTCATTTGCATAGTTTTTATCTGCTTGGGAGAAGATTTTCTTAAGGAGGTTGAAGTGAATGGAGGAAAATTTCGACTATACGTTGAGAACGGACCTGGCGCTTGAAGCCCCAGGAGATGAATGTAAAAGATGAACCGGGATCCTCAGACACTGATGGGGTCGAGGTTCATGAGAATGAAAAGAATGATATTAAAATTACGTATGTAACGGTGGATGAAGAAGGTGCTGAAAGAATAGGGAAAAAAGCGGGGCATTATGTCACGTTGGAATCACTCGCTATTCGTAAACAGGATCATCAATTACAAGTGAACTTAGCAAAGACATTATCCGGACAGTTAAGGAAATTAATGAATGAATGTGGAATAAAAGAAATGGACCGGGGTTTAATCGTCGGGCTTGGTAATCATAATGTGACGCCAGACGCTCTGGGGCCGTTAGTAACTGAAGAAGTCT
This window harbors:
- the rpsT gene encoding 30S ribosomal protein S20; translation: MPNIKSAKKRVRTNDDARSLNAAFKSDMRTAVKRVEKLVESKDVENAKEALPTAVKKIDKAVQRGALHQNTGNRKKSRLTKLVNAL